A genomic stretch from Theropithecus gelada isolate Dixy chromosome 2, Tgel_1.0, whole genome shotgun sequence includes:
- the CCDC54 gene encoding coiled-coil domain-containing protein 54 has product MYTLHTKRVKAAAREMWTSNVSKVRQSFKNVYHKCKIRHQDSTRYPTVTSDDCNQDDVSYDGKMNLTVVLQDVKTAQVELFSQITDIVHAIPKVHEKTDLYQKQMEVLETRMNVNEDKQCTTTKDILSMKEDIKALKKKVTELEKQNSYSRIHCLEILEGERGEEITELLYKLIQPATLKNTLASTDREISSAEPEKVPSYPKSTDHLEKITISPQIKTLKKRNHQNASRNFKTAKPNIYIYPDFSTWIKLTFVHGGKWTFFLSATKLEEFIQWLLSRPTILPEEPQVITQRYCPFTGLILSLTTICLSMFNNIYGFIRSLKEEVTRL; this is encoded by the coding sequence ATGTACACACTTCACACCAAAAGGGTAAAAGCTGCTGCTAGGGAAATGTGGACTTCAAATGTCTCCAAGGTCagacagtcttttaaaaatgtttaccacAAATGTAAGATTCGGCACCAAGATTCAACTAGATATCCAACTGTGACATCTGATGATTGTAATCAAGATGATGTTAGTTATGACGGAAAAATGAATCTTACAGTAGTGCTCCAAGATGTTAAAACTGCTCAAGTTGAACTTTTCAGCCAAATAACTGACATTGTCCATGCGATACCAAAAGTCCATGAAAAGACTGACTTGTATCAAAAACAGATGGAGGTCCTGGAAACCAGAATGAATGTTAATGAAGACAAACAATGCACCACAACTAAAGATATCCTCTCTATGAAAGAAGACATCAAGGCCTTAAAGAAGAAGGTGACAGAACTGGAAAAGCAGAATTCCTACTCCAGGATACATTGTTTAGAGATTCTGGAGGGAGAAAGGGGTGAAGAAATCACAGAACTGCTTTACAAACTCATACAACCAGCAACTCTGAAGAACACATTGGCCTCTACAGACAGGGAAATCTCTTCAGCAGAACCAGAGAAAGTGCCCAGTTATCCAAAGTCCACTGACCATCTTGAGAAAATAACAATttctccccaaattaaaactCTGAAGAAACGTAACCATCAAAATGCATCAAGGAACTTTAAAACAGCAAagccaaatatttacatttacccAGACTTCAGTACATGGATCAAGCTAACTTTTGTTCATGGAGGAAAATGGACATTTTTCCTCAGTGCTACCAAGTTAGAAGAATTCATCCAGTGGCTTCTTTCTAGGCCAACCATTCTCCCTGAAGAACCCCAGGTCATAACCCAGAGATATTGTCCATTCACTGGGCTTATTTTGAGCTTGACCACAATCTGTCTCTCCATGTTCAACAATATTTACGGCTTTATTCGTTCCTTAAAAGAAGAGGTAACTCGACTATAG